One window of Streptococcus troglodytae genomic DNA carries:
- a CDS encoding cyclic nucleotide-binding domain-containing protein produces MTPKKEWIQKYQLEKIFPAHYFDKLQMISFSAGQAICQQGEELQALSYFVKGKIKIVRRLFNGKEHILNIQEKPTIIGDIELLTNQGIVSSVVALEKSWVVQLPLKSNKELLLKDPLFLLKLGQGLAYALYQQNIKASTNLSYTVKERLASHILAIQKDGIFRLELSSLADSFGVSYRHLLRVIQEFMALGVIGKQKPYYHINNLKQLKRWQIKE; encoded by the coding sequence GTGACCCCAAAAAAAGAATGGATTCAAAAGTATCAGTTAGAAAAGATTTTTCCTGCCCATTATTTTGATAAACTGCAAATGATTTCTTTTTCAGCTGGCCAAGCCATTTGTCAGCAGGGAGAAGAATTACAGGCTCTTTCTTATTTTGTCAAGGGTAAAATCAAGATTGTCCGGCGGCTGTTTAATGGCAAAGAACATATTCTTAATATTCAGGAAAAACCTACCATTATCGGAGATATTGAACTGCTAACAAATCAAGGGATCGTTTCTTCAGTAGTGGCTCTTGAAAAGTCTTGGGTTGTTCAGTTACCGCTAAAAAGCAATAAAGAATTACTTTTAAAAGATCCTCTTTTTCTTCTTAAATTAGGACAGGGCTTAGCTTATGCGCTCTACCAACAAAATATTAAGGCCTCAACCAATCTCTCTTATACAGTCAAAGAACGTTTAGCTAGCCATATTCTAGCTATTCAAAAAGATGGGATTTTCCGATTAGAATTAAGCAGCTTGGCTGACTCTTTTGGTGTTAGCTATCGCCATCTGCTGCGTGTTATTCAGGAATTTATGGCTCTTGGTGTCATTGGTAAGCAAAAGCCTTATTATCATATTAATAATCTAAAACAACTTAAACGCTGGCAAATTAAAGAATAA